One genomic region from Jilunia laotingensis encodes:
- a CDS encoding two-component regulator propeller domain-containing protein, producing MSVVNTHASENLIFEHFNMENGLSQNTINSIIQDDYGFMWFGTKDGLNRFDGLTFKVYRHIPNDLTSLGSSYILSLCKDTDGVLWVGTDVGLYAYDTTNDNFHPLSDKAADGKSITERVNDINVDKNGDIWLTAGPQGVFKYSKAENRLYHYDLNDHVYAQCLEMDDKGRIWVGALNGGLFLYNHLRKQFEKMETKGFDLSQCNTNVLLCSDNRMYVGTTELGLLVLTEDGTLMTVENKNKELNLNASLIHSIERKSSSEILIGTEIGLVLYNEISKETIRYYHQVSNSRSISDSAIYSIYKDREKGIWLGTYFDGINYLPYQFSPFMQYYPQQDYLSISGERIREMCQDGMGRIWIGSEDNGLSCFDTKTKKFISYKQQRIGAFPNLLNVHGLACDDRYLWIGYYNGGIDRYDLLTGELRYMSLSEKIGCKVNEDVFSLYCSQADRKLWIGTVRGVYTYDIMEDKMTCIHELGNIFVYDIKQDKNGCFWFATLGSGVICYHPETQKRTSYVYNEKDDHSLPSNKVLSTHISSTGEVWFTTEGGGICRYDRKKDNFIRFNERNGLPNGVAYQIVEDSETNFWFGTNNGLVKLDTKTGDVQTYTHNNGLISNQFNYKSGLIDANGVIYFGMVKGMIAFDPRTFVENNYKPTVALTSFSLFNEEVKIGSDSPLKQSINTTGSITLQHDQSTFAFEFVVLSFSSPKQNRYAYKMEGLDKEWNLLDRNNRIFYSNLPPGDYVFKVKGANSYGIWSEVEKSLDIHILPPFYLSRTARICYWLFGVLFLCGMYILLRKRFINKHKKQIAAIEKEKEQEAIEAKIDFFTNVTHEIRTPLTLISSPLEYLLEDKDLKDNVRENLMVMQQNTRRLLQLSNQLLDFQRIENKGLKLYFADTNISQILSDTYNRFLPTARQRSLDCSLDIPDEPVWAKVDCEAFVKIVSNLLVNAIKYTFTYIKVELKLTEKADAFLLIVENDGHLIGENLKEKIFEPFYQIKDGEKGYAGNGSGLGLPLAKGLAQMHDGSLIYQVSPDGAANRFILSLPLKVDEKRVSDSEQDVETEAGANENNESTMVDSVPTKEGSTILLVEDNIDLLELMTKWLSPDYTIIKAVNGLVALQQLENKDVDLIVSDIMMPELDGLGLLKEVRSNYKFSHIPVIFLTAKNNLNSKIESLDSGADAYIEKPFSFSFLKAQIANLLEKRKEVKRLFSLYPIDAINSMAFNDTDQKFLAEVNQIIENNIDNPELNIDLLSGELGLSRSTLNRKFKGISELSPNEYIRLYRLKKAAAYLKSGKYRINEIVFLTGFSTSSYFAKCFQKQFGVLPKEYINICKDENEQKQ from the coding sequence ATGAGCGTGGTAAATACCCATGCCTCCGAGAATCTCATTTTTGAGCATTTCAATATGGAGAACGGCCTTTCCCAAAATACGATAAACAGTATCATTCAAGATGATTACGGTTTCATGTGGTTTGGTACGAAAGACGGATTGAATCGCTTTGACGGGTTGACTTTTAAAGTTTATAGACACATCCCCAATGATTTGACCAGTTTGGGAAGTAGTTATATATTGTCTCTCTGTAAGGATACGGACGGTGTATTGTGGGTTGGTACCGATGTCGGTTTGTACGCCTATGATACGACCAATGACAATTTCCATCCTTTGTCTGATAAAGCTGCCGATGGCAAGAGTATTACGGAAAGGGTCAACGACATAAATGTGGATAAAAACGGGGATATTTGGTTGACGGCAGGACCACAAGGTGTTTTTAAATACAGCAAGGCTGAAAACCGTTTATATCATTATGATCTGAATGACCATGTATATGCGCAATGCCTTGAAATGGACGACAAAGGGCGCATATGGGTAGGAGCGTTGAATGGAGGTTTGTTCCTTTATAACCATCTCCGGAAACAGTTTGAGAAGATGGAAACAAAAGGATTCGATCTGAGCCAATGCAATACCAATGTTTTATTGTGTAGTGATAACAGGATGTATGTAGGTACTACTGAACTGGGACTCTTAGTCTTGACGGAGGATGGTACTTTGATGACCGTTGAAAATAAGAATAAAGAATTAAACCTGAACGCTTCCTTAATCCATTCCATCGAACGTAAGTCATCGTCCGAGATATTGATTGGGACTGAGATCGGTTTGGTCTTATACAATGAAATTTCAAAAGAGACCATACGTTATTATCATCAGGTTTCCAATTCCCGTTCCATATCCGATAGTGCCATCTATTCCATTTATAAAGACAGGGAAAAAGGGATTTGGCTGGGGACTTATTTTGATGGTATAAACTATTTGCCTTACCAGTTCAGCCCTTTTATGCAATATTATCCTCAACAAGATTATTTATCCATATCGGGTGAACGAATAAGGGAAATGTGCCAGGACGGAATGGGACGTATTTGGATCGGGTCGGAAGATAACGGTCTTTCCTGTTTCGATACGAAAACCAAAAAGTTTATCAGTTATAAACAGCAGCGAATAGGTGCGTTTCCGAATCTGCTCAATGTGCATGGACTGGCTTGTGACGATCGTTACCTGTGGATAGGGTATTATAACGGAGGAATCGACCGTTATGATCTGCTGACCGGAGAATTGCGATATATGTCCCTTTCTGAAAAAATCGGTTGTAAGGTCAACGAGGATGTGTTTTCCTTATATTGTTCCCAAGCAGATCGTAAATTGTGGATTGGAACTGTTCGGGGGGTGTATACGTATGATATCATGGAAGATAAAATGACATGCATTCACGAATTGGGTAATATATTTGTTTATGATATCAAGCAAGATAAGAATGGATGTTTTTGGTTTGCAACGCTTGGATCGGGGGTGATTTGTTATCATCCAGAAACCCAAAAACGGACATCCTATGTTTATAATGAGAAAGATGATCATAGTCTTCCCTCCAACAAAGTGTTGAGTACACATATTTCGTCTACGGGCGAAGTGTGGTTTACTACTGAAGGAGGAGGTATATGCCGTTACGATCGTAAGAAAGATAACTTCATCCGTTTTAATGAAAGAAACGGATTACCCAACGGTGTCGCTTATCAGATTGTTGAGGATTCTGAGACTAATTTCTGGTTTGGCACGAACAATGGTTTGGTAAAGTTGGATACGAAAACGGGAGACGTACAAACCTATACACATAATAACGGGCTTATATCCAATCAGTTTAATTATAAATCGGGATTGATAGATGCCAATGGCGTAATCTATTTCGGTATGGTAAAAGGTATGATTGCATTTGATCCCAGGACTTTTGTGGAGAACAATTATAAACCTACCGTGGCACTTACTTCGTTTTCACTGTTCAATGAAGAGGTAAAAATAGGTTCTGATTCCCCTTTGAAACAATCCATCAACACTACTGGGTCGATAACATTACAACATGATCAGTCGACTTTCGCATTCGAGTTTGTCGTATTGAGCTTCTCCTCACCGAAACAAAACCGGTATGCCTATAAAATGGAGGGTCTGGATAAAGAATGGAATTTATTGGATCGCAATAACCGGATATTTTATTCTAATTTGCCTCCGGGGGATTATGTTTTCAAAGTGAAGGGTGCGAATAGTTATGGAATCTGGAGCGAAGTCGAAAAGAGCCTTGATATACATATATTACCTCCGTTTTATTTGTCTCGGACTGCTCGGATATGCTATTGGTTGTTCGGTGTTCTTTTTCTCTGTGGCATGTACATATTGTTGCGGAAAAGATTCATCAATAAACATAAGAAACAGATTGCCGCCATCGAAAAGGAAAAGGAACAGGAAGCCATTGAAGCTAAAATTGATTTCTTTACGAACGTGACTCACGAGATACGTACACCGCTTACATTGATCAGTTCCCCGTTGGAGTATCTGCTTGAAGATAAGGATCTGAAAGATAATGTCCGTGAAAATCTCATGGTAATGCAACAGAACACAAGACGGCTCTTGCAGTTGTCCAATCAACTGCTCGACTTCCAGCGAATAGAGAATAAAGGACTTAAACTTTATTTTGCCGATACGAACATTTCACAGATTTTGAGTGATACTTATAACCGCTTTCTGCCTACAGCCCGGCAACGCTCACTCGACTGTTCGCTGGATATCCCCGATGAACCTGTTTGGGCTAAAGTCGATTGCGAGGCATTCGTGAAAATAGTCAGTAATCTGCTTGTCAATGCTATTAAATATACCTTCACCTATATAAAAGTAGAACTGAAGTTAACGGAGAAAGCCGATGCGTTCCTTCTGATAGTTGAGAATGACGGTCATTTGATCGGAGAGAATCTGAAAGAGAAAATATTCGAACCTTTTTATCAGATTAAGGATGGAGAAAAAGGCTATGCGGGCAATGGTAGCGGCTTGGGATTACCTTTGGCAAAAGGGCTCGCCCAGATGCATGACGGCAGTTTGATTTATCAGGTTTCACCGGATGGAGCTGCCAACCGGTTTATACTTTCGCTTCCCCTGAAAGTAGACGAGAAAAGAGTATCTGACTCCGAACAGGATGTTGAAACAGAAGCCGGGGCGAATGAAAACAACGAATCTACTATGGTTGATTCTGTTCCGACTAAGGAAGGGAGTACTATCTTACTGGTTGAAGATAATATAGATTTGTTAGAGTTGATGACAAAATGGTTGAGTCCCGATTATACCATAATAAAGGCTGTGAACGGATTGGTCGCTTTGCAACAACTTGAGAATAAAGATGTAGATTTGATCGTCAGTGATATTATGATGCCAGAACTTGACGGTTTGGGACTGTTGAAGGAGGTGAGGTCGAATTATAAATTCAGCCATATTCCGGTTATCTTTCTTACGGCAAAGAATAATTTAAATTCTAAAATAGAGTCGTTGGACTCAGGCGCAGACGCTTATATTGAGAAACCATTTTCATTTTCTTTCTTGAAAGCACAAATTGCCAATCTGCTGGAGAAAAGAAAAGAGGTGAAACGTCTGTTCAGCCTGTACCCCATCGATGCGATTAACTCGATGGCCTTCAACGATACTGACCAGAAATTCTTGGCGGAGGTAAATCAGATTATCGAAAATAATATAGATAATCCGGAATTAAACATTGATTTGCTTTCGGGAGAGCTGGGACTGAGCCGTTCTACCTTAAACCGGAAGTTTAAGGGTATTTCCGAATTGTCTCCCAATGAATACATACGTTTATACCGTTTGAAGAAAGCTGCTGCTTACCTGAAATCCGGGAAATACCGTATAAATGAGATCGTATTCTTGACCGGATTCAGTACATCGTCATATTTTGCCAAATGTTTTCAGAAACAATTCGGGGTGTTGCCCAAAGAGTACATCAATATTTGTAAGGACGAAAATGAGCAAAAACAGTGA
- a CDS encoding SusC/RagA family TonB-linked outer membrane protein has product MKNSKVKAWKMIALLLGLFLSSHMYADNIKGKILDEAGEPVIGANVIKKNSTLGTITDLNGTFSIEAVKGDVLQVTYLGYIPVEITVDGKPILVTLHEDVTGLDEVVVVGYGSIEKKKLTSAIASVKSDDFLAGSVKDAGQLIQGKIAGLNISTPSGDPVGGVEIVLRGTNSLKAGSAPLILIDGVPGDLKLVSPDNIASIDVLKDGSAAAIYGTRANNGVILVTTKQAATGKTSISYNGYITTEQIARTPEVLTAAEYRNLLNNGSGYIEENSDYGSSTDWLDEITRTPISHYHSLSLNWGNEKTNVYANISVKDAKGVFLNSDKQDFSGKLTVNHTAFDGLLKFNLNTILSKQDYTITADGDASFNSYAYNMALTANPTAPVRMEDGQWCQPKFLGVDIGTWENPLALLKERKGNNDNFTGRIYGNITFTPIAELKFNLLMSYQRYNQTRGYAQSSRDISNTVYSATPLFASRAATQSEDAMLEFTGQFDKTFNEHQLSVLGGYSYIRNEWEHFWMNNYDFPSDQLTYHNMGMGSALKDGKAGMYSNKTSGNLIGFFARVNYNYKEKYMLTASVRYEGDSKFVGSNQEWGLFPSVSAAWRISKESFMENLTFIDDLKLRAGYGVTGISPSQYYQTISRLKYLGTGNSFYYDGEWVTPLGPANNVNTKFTWEKKHEYNAGLDFSLLKGRISGSVDYYNRVTSDLLWDFSVPVPPNVYGTTTANIGKIRNSGIEVMISGIPVKTRNFSWTPAVTFSYNTNKLSSLDYAQYNVENPRDYFFTNAEEGSYTCTHRIKVGEPIGQIWGYKVVGISEEGKWLFDDPTNPGGTFTTDDSGITVESHGQVLGNSLPKYYLGFNNRFTFKNFDLSIMMRGAFDYSIINQFRLRNENVSNRRSNNKPVSAFDPVFGVSVNKNPVEKITSYYVEKGDFWKIDNITLGYTFSTPKVKYLESFRLYATVNNAFIFTGYSGNDPESASRVGLNPGMDYMNQYPTTRIYTLGVNLNF; this is encoded by the coding sequence ATGAAAAATTCAAAGGTAAAAGCATGGAAGATGATAGCATTGCTATTGGGGCTTTTCTTAAGTTCGCATATGTACGCGGACAATATTAAAGGAAAAATTTTAGATGAAGCGGGCGAGCCGGTTATCGGTGCAAATGTTATTAAGAAGAATTCTACGCTGGGTACTATTACTGATTTGAATGGTACTTTTTCTATTGAAGCGGTAAAAGGGGATGTTTTACAAGTCACTTATTTAGGCTATATTCCGGTCGAAATAACTGTCGATGGCAAACCTATCTTGGTAACTTTGCACGAAGATGTGACAGGATTGGATGAAGTGGTAGTGGTCGGGTACGGATCTATTGAGAAGAAGAAGCTGACAAGTGCTATCGCAAGCGTCAAGTCCGATGACTTTCTCGCCGGAAGTGTGAAGGATGCCGGCCAGTTGATACAAGGAAAGATTGCCGGACTGAACATCAGTACACCGAGCGGTGACCCGGTTGGTGGTGTGGAGATTGTGCTTCGTGGTACGAATTCTCTAAAAGCGGGAAGCGCACCGTTGATACTTATCGATGGAGTTCCCGGTGACCTGAAATTGGTTTCACCGGATAATATCGCTTCCATCGATGTCTTGAAAGACGGTTCGGCCGCTGCTATTTACGGTACACGTGCAAACAACGGTGTGATACTTGTAACGACCAAACAGGCTGCTACCGGCAAAACCTCGATTAGCTATAACGGCTACATAACCACCGAACAGATTGCTCGTACACCGGAAGTGCTTACTGCTGCCGAGTATCGTAATCTTTTGAATAACGGAAGCGGATATATTGAAGAGAATTCGGACTACGGTTCTTCAACCGATTGGTTGGATGAGATTACCCGCACTCCCATTTCCCATTATCATAGTTTAAGTCTGAACTGGGGAAATGAAAAGACAAACGTATATGCTAATATCTCAGTAAAGGATGCAAAGGGAGTTTTCTTGAATTCCGATAAACAAGATTTCTCCGGTAAACTGACAGTCAATCACACGGCTTTTGACGGGTTGCTCAAATTTAATTTGAACACTATCTTGAGCAAACAAGATTACACCATCACTGCCGATGGAGATGCCAGTTTTAATTCCTATGCTTATAACATGGCGTTGACCGCTAATCCAACAGCACCGGTCAGAATGGAAGACGGGCAATGGTGTCAACCCAAGTTCTTGGGAGTAGATATCGGTACTTGGGAGAATCCTTTGGCATTGCTGAAAGAGCGGAAAGGAAATAATGACAACTTCACAGGCCGTATTTATGGTAATATCACGTTTACGCCGATAGCTGAACTGAAATTTAATTTGTTAATGTCCTACCAACGTTATAACCAGACTCGCGGGTATGCCCAGTCTTCAAGGGACATCAGTAACACGGTGTATTCCGCCACTCCATTGTTCGCTTCCCGAGCTGCCACACAAAGTGAAGATGCCATGCTCGAGTTTACCGGACAGTTTGACAAAACGTTCAACGAACACCAGTTATCAGTACTGGGCGGATATAGTTATATCCGCAATGAATGGGAACATTTCTGGATGAACAATTACGATTTTCCGTCCGATCAGTTGACTTATCATAATATGGGAATGGGGTCTGCTTTGAAAGACGGTAAGGCAGGTATGTATAGCAATAAGACTTCCGGAAACCTGATCGGATTCTTTGCCCGGGTGAACTATAACTATAAAGAGAAATATATGCTCACCGCCAGTGTGCGTTATGAAGGCGATTCCAAGTTCGTGGGTTCCAATCAGGAATGGGGTTTGTTTCCTTCCGTCAGTGCTGCCTGGAGAATCAGTAAGGAATCATTCATGGAGAATCTTACTTTTATTGATGACCTGAAACTGCGTGCAGGATACGGTGTAACAGGTATTTCTCCTTCTCAATACTATCAGACCATTTCACGCCTGAAATATTTAGGTACCGGAAATTCATTCTACTATGACGGTGAATGGGTCACTCCTCTCGGCCCGGCAAACAATGTAAATACTAAGTTTACTTGGGAGAAGAAACACGAATACAACGCAGGATTGGATTTCTCACTGCTGAAAGGGCGCATTTCCGGTTCGGTGGATTATTATAACCGTGTGACGAGCGATTTGCTTTGGGATTTCAGCGTACCGGTTCCGCCTAATGTTTACGGGACGACTACTGCCAATATCGGTAAGATACGTAATTCGGGAATTGAGGTCATGATATCCGGGATACCCGTCAAAACAAGGAACTTTTCGTGGACACCGGCTGTGACTTTCTCCTACAATACGAATAAGTTGTCGTCGCTCGATTATGCACAGTATAACGTGGAGAATCCCCGTGATTACTTTTTCACTAATGCCGAAGAAGGGTCGTATACATGCACCCACCGTATAAAAGTTGGAGAACCTATCGGACAAATCTGGGGATACAAGGTAGTGGGGATTAGCGAAGAAGGGAAGTGGCTGTTTGACGATCCTACTAATCCCGGTGGAACATTTACAACGGATGATAGTGGCATCACTGTCGAGAGTCATGGACAAGTATTAGGGAACAGTTTGCCCAAATATTACTTGGGATTCAATAACCGGTTTACATTCAAGAACTTTGACTTGAGCATTATGATGCGTGGAGCATTTGATTATAGCATTATCAACCAGTTCCGCCTGCGTAATGAAAATGTAAGCAACCGCCGTTCGAACAACAAACCTGTGTCTGCTTTCGATCCTGTATTCGGTGTTTCAGTGAATAAGAACCCGGTTGAGAAGATCACCAGTTATTATGTGGAAAAGGGCGATTTCTGGAAGATAGATAATATCACTTTGGGTTATACATTCTCTACTCCGAAAGTGAAGTACTTGGAATCGTTCCGTTTGTATGCCACCGTTAATAACGCCTTTATATTCACAGGCTACTCGGGCAACGATCCTGAATCTGCGTCACGTGTCGGGCTGAATCCCGGAATGGATTATATGAACCAGTATCCTACTACACGGATCTATACATTGGGCGTAAACTTAAATTTCTAA
- a CDS encoding RagB/SusD family nutrient uptake outer membrane protein yields MRLIKNLLLASVCCCSTFSIQSCVDLDDRIYSEIVEDRYEPTPLDGLAKIGAAYTPFKGLCTRLLLGMSWDTDQIFCPVKPWGWTYGYQLFNHNYTSSSAEIDGGWNSCYDGINACNRTIWELQNGDQGDDTEALIKELEALRSCYYYYLCDLYGNVAWSVKYNGEEDYLPEQISRANLAGEIEKGLKKSLPYLYTDVNKKTYGRFTQWAAYATLAKLYLNWGVYVYGDGDKGRWQDCIDMCDKIIESDAFALTGTQKEIFVAENDFCKEAIFAVVFDEKNAQGLSLFTTNLNGQHAQTYQITGGWGNGGSIMVPQFIDSYHPDDKRLKENYLYGPQYDSDGNLMKAGLGSIAGQDFIIVNEVLSCEGSSGENCNENMGYRLAKYEYEMGLDGNNMNNDVFPFRYSDVLMMKAECLLRLGRADDAAELVTKVRRRSFNDQSVAVVTGDELNQGSCYAYGYKECVPSRGKYPKNPDGTWKYTTSDPGAPEAGGEDIVYGRFLDELGWEFDQEGRRRQDMIRFKTTSGKSVWIAKAWSSHKATNDINKQLYPIPLKEIQANSNLHQNEGY; encoded by the coding sequence ATGAGACTAATTAAGAATCTACTGTTAGCATCAGTATGCTGTTGCTCGACATTTTCAATACAGAGTTGCGTTGATCTGGACGACCGGATTTATTCTGAAATAGTAGAAGACAGATATGAGCCTACCCCACTGGACGGGTTGGCAAAGATCGGTGCGGCTTATACTCCGTTTAAGGGTTTGTGTACCCGGTTGCTTTTAGGTATGTCGTGGGACACCGACCAGATATTTTGTCCGGTAAAGCCTTGGGGCTGGACGTACGGTTATCAACTGTTCAATCACAATTATACATCCAGTTCTGCTGAGATCGATGGTGGCTGGAACTCATGTTATGACGGCATCAATGCCTGCAACCGCACCATTTGGGAATTGCAGAACGGAGATCAGGGAGATGATACCGAAGCTTTGATCAAGGAGCTGGAGGCATTGCGTAGCTGCTACTATTACTATCTGTGTGATCTGTACGGAAATGTGGCATGGTCTGTCAAATATAACGGTGAAGAAGACTATTTGCCGGAACAGATCTCACGTGCCAATCTTGCCGGGGAGATTGAAAAGGGATTGAAAAAGTCCTTACCCTATTTATATACCGATGTGAACAAGAAGACCTATGGGCGTTTCACGCAATGGGCCGCCTATGCCACTTTAGCCAAATTATACCTGAATTGGGGCGTATATGTGTATGGTGACGGGGACAAGGGACGTTGGCAGGATTGCATCGACATGTGCGATAAGATCATTGAGTCGGATGCATTTGCCCTGACGGGCACTCAAAAAGAGATTTTTGTTGCCGAAAATGATTTTTGTAAAGAAGCGATTTTTGCCGTGGTTTTTGATGAGAAAAATGCTCAGGGATTAAGCCTTTTCACCACCAACCTTAATGGGCAGCATGCGCAAACCTATCAGATTACCGGAGGATGGGGTAATGGCGGTTCGATCATGGTGCCGCAGTTCATCGATTCATATCATCCAGATGACAAGCGTTTGAAGGAGAACTATCTGTACGGTCCTCAATATGACAGTGATGGAAATTTGATGAAGGCAGGTTTGGGCAGCATAGCCGGACAGGATTTTATTATTGTGAATGAAGTCCTTTCCTGTGAGGGCAGTAGCGGTGAAAACTGTAATGAAAATATGGGTTATCGGCTTGCCAAATACGAATATGAAATGGGGTTGGATGGAAACAATATGAATAATGATGTATTCCCATTCAGATATTCGGATGTGTTGATGATGAAGGCAGAATGCCTGTTGCGTCTTGGGCGAGCCGATGATGCTGCGGAACTTGTTACCAAAGTGAGACGTAGAAGCTTTAATGACCAATCGGTTGCCGTGGTCACGGGTGATGAACTGAATCAGGGAAGTTGTTATGCCTACGGATATAAAGAGTGTGTGCCCTCCCGGGGTAAATATCCCAAAAATCCGGATGGAACGTGGAAGTACACCACTTCCGATCCCGGTGCCCCGGAAGCCGGTGGCGAGGATATCGTATACGGCCGTTTCCTGGATGAATTAGGCTGGGAGTTTGATCAGGAAGGTCGCCGCAGACAGGATATGATACGTTTCAAAACGACATCCGGTAAATCGGTGTGGATTGCTAAAGCATGGTCGTCTCATAAAGCTACGAATGACATCAATAAGCAATTGTATCCTATTCCTTTAAAGGAAATTCAGGCAAATTCTAATTTACATCAAAACGAGGGATATTAA